The nucleotide sequence TTGAGTTTTGTGGGGGAACGTGAGTACCATGGAGGGGCAGAGTAGAGGGGTCATCTGCCATCACCTTCTGAGGATGTAGGTCTTAGGCTAGAACAACTCTCGTCTTTCTAAGGTTGCAGTGAAGTCCTCAGAAATGCAGTTGCTAAATAGTGTTCCCAAGAATCTCAGCCTTCTATTGTGCTCATTAGACCTCCCGTATCTGATGTTAACATCTGCTGACGAAACATTCCCAGGAGGATAAGGTGGAAAACATTGTATTCACACTTACCATGCAGTTGCTTGCTGCTATTTGCTGGGCTGAAACTAACAAGAAGGCTAGTGTGAATTTGGGATTCAGCAAGGCCTGGAGTGCTCGTTGAGCTCCTGATGTGGTCCTAGCCCTTTCCGTTCCTGGTATCTCACCTAATTTCCTTTGACAGCTTGGGCAGCATCTCGGGAATGTAGCTCTATTGTCTCAGAGCCCCTGAGCAGGCTACATGCTTGACCCAGCTCAGTTCGGCATGGGATAGCCACTTCTGCCAATTTGGATTCCTCTGTAGCTCTCTGGGGCTTTCTGGGAAGGTCATGGTGGCCTGGAAAGTTCCTGCTTCCAaatgaagccttttttttttttttggttgagacggagtcttgctctgtcacccaggctggagtgcaatggccggatctcagctcactgcaagctccgcctcccgggtttacgccattctcctgcctcagcctcccgagtacttgggactacaggcacccgccaccttgcccggctagttttttgtattttttttagtagagacggggtttcactgtgtttgccaggattgtctcggcctcccaaagtgctgggattacaggcttgaaccgctgcgcccggccccaaatgaAGCCTtatcaaaagaattttttttttttgagatggagtcttgctgtgtcccacagggtagagtgcagtggcacagtctcagctcactgccaaacgattttcatgcctcaccctcccaagtagctgggactacaggcatgtgccctcatgcccagccaggaagagaacattcttttttattgagagaGTTTCgctcgtgttgcccaggcaggagtgcaatggctccatcttggctcactgcaacctccgcctgcagGGTTCAggtgagtcttctgcctcagcctcccgagtagctgggattacaggcacctgccactacgcccagcaaattttgttTAGGagggagcctcgctctgttgccaggctggagtgcacatgGCTTGATCACgattcactgcaaactctgcctccccggttcacggcATTCTTCTGctttagtctcccgagtagctgggactacaggcgcccgccacctcgctcagctgattttttgtatttttagtagagatagggtttcaccatgttagccaggatggtctcgatctcctgacctcatgatccacacacctcggcctccaaacatgctgggattacacgtgtaagccactgtgcctggcctaattttgtatttttagtagagacagggtttctccacgagttcagactggtcatgaactcctgatctcaggttacccactcacctcagcctcccacagtgctgagattacaggtgtgagccaccaggccaaaaagaacattctttttttttttttttttttgagacggagtctcgctctgccacccaggctggagtgcagtagccggatctcagctcactgcaagctccgcctcccgggtttacgccattctcctgcctcagcctcccgagtagctgggactacaggcgcccgccacctcgcccggctagttttttgtatttttaagtagagatggggtttcaccatgttagccaggatggtctcgatctcctgacctcgtgatccgcccgtctcggcctcccaaagtgctgggattacaggcttgagccaccgcgcccggccaaaaagaaCATTCTTAATGTCATGGATGAGACAGTCCAAGGTCCCCTGCAGGCCTCTGGCAGGCAGGGAGCAAGTGGGATGTGCAGAGTAGGGTAGGGGTCTGGGGGATTGAGTTACAGGCTTTTCTGCCCAGCTGAATTGGGCAGGAAACAGCTTTCAAAAACTTTATacaagggctgggtgcggtgtctcatgcccagcacttagggaggctgaggcaggtggatcacttgaggtcaggagttcaagaccagcctgtgcaacattgtgaaaacctgtctctactaaaaatacaaaaattaactaggagtggtggcaggtgcttgtttcccagctacttgggaggctgaggcaggagaatcacttgaacccgggaggtagaggttgtggtgagccacaACTGCAcaattgcactgcagcctgggcaacagaacaggactctgtctcaaaaaaaaaaaaaaaacctttatacCACTGTCAAAGAATGAGGATGAATTAATAAGCATTTGAGGTTCTCTGAACAACTGAAATAAAGCCTATTTGTTCAAGGGGTTGTGGTAAGATTTTAACAGCAGTCCTCAAATTGTCCCCTAATGAACAGGAATACAAAAATAGAGCGTAAGTTCCACCACAGGACCAAAACTGTCACGTAGAGCCTAATGGTAAGACTGTATTGGATATTAGGGACCACAAAGGACTTTGCTCTTTGCCTCATTTGATTTTCATAGCAGCTACGTGGGGAGCATCATCCCCATCTGAGAGCTGAGAACACTCAGGCTTGGTCAGCTGGTGTCTCGCTCGGTGTCAGAACACTCCCAAGCCCAGGCTTTCCCTGACTTTCAACCCATTCCTGCTTCTCTTGTCCGCTAGTGGGACCCCCAGCCAAGGGCTGCCAAGGACCTCTTTCACCACGACCTTTGTTTTCTGCTATTCAGGCACCTGCGGAACTCAAGTCACGCGGGAGCTTTTGTGATTGTGACGGAAGAGGCCATCGCCAAGGGTATCCGGAGGATCGTGGCTGTCACGGGTGCCGAAGCCCAGAAGGTGAGCAGGTCAGGCTGGTTTGTGGCTTATCTGAAGAGGGCAAGAGGAGCCCAGTCTGCGAATCCATAGAGCAAACAGTGCTCTGCATGGCTGCTGCAGTCAGAGTGAAAGTGGAGACTGGCCATTCCCCCTGCCCCAGTGTCCTACCCCTGCTTGGCAGAAGAAACCTGCCACCACAGAAGATTTCCTAGCTTTCCTGTGTTTAgtcttaaaatatatgtaaatctgGCTATCTACCCCCTCTTATCTCCATGTGGAAGAGGGTGTAAGACATAGATTCGCTGTGGCTTCAGGGCCCCCGGCACTGATCCATGTACCCCTAGGGGCGTGCTTAGTTTGAGGCCGTGCAGTAGAGGATGGGTGCTCTGTCATGGGAACTGGTGTGTCTGACTTGTGCTAAAGCCCCAGGGTTAGCCACTTCCTGGGTGATGGGGTTCCTGATTCTCGAGCTTGATCATCCCCAAGTCAGAGTTGGGTACAGCCGTTGCCAGTGGGCCTGTGAGCACTGTGTTCCTTGCTGGGGCCTGATGCTGCCAGTACCTGCTCCCCACAGACACTTTTGGGGTGTGTTGCTGCAGGGCCTACCACTGGGGCAGCCGCTCAGACCCAGGATAGTGAGGCTGACTCAGGCCTCCTACCTGGGGTTGACCGGGTGTCCCCTCCCAGGCCCTCAGGAAAGCAGAGAGCTTGAAgaaatctctctctgtcatgGAAGCCAAAGTGAAGGCCCAGACTGCTCCAAACAAGGATGTGCAGAGGGAGATCGCTGACCTTGGAGAGGTAGGGGTGGCTTCCCTCCCTCCTCAGGGCCTGACGCATGAGACATGCCCTGGCTTCAGTAAATCTATAGTCAGTCAGTCCCTGGTTCTTGGTGGAATGGGCCTTTGGGCTGACTTCTGTTgtcctgtagccttgtagcagGGACCCCATGGATCCTGGCCTTGGACCCTGGAGGTTCCCTGCTGCCCCCATTGCTGCTAGCAGGAGAGCTCTTCCCAAGCATGTGTGGGCACTGGGGTGGAGGGATTTGGAGAAGGGGAAAAGGCTGCCCCCTGCTTCCAAGCCTGCCTggcatttatttgcatttcaagctgccaggaagctcatcACAGGCTGTTCCCAGCCTGGTAAGGACTAGGCCTGACTTGGAGCCCAGCTTTCTACTGTTCCTTTCTCTCTAGCCCTCCTTGTTTTACCTGCCGCAGCTGCTCCAGAAGGGACTGGTCTCAAAGCCAGAAGACAGCTTTGtgtttttgctttcctttccagGACACTAGTCAGGGAGGACTTGGGTTCAGGTGGGGTGGGCTTGACCCTGACATCCCAGCAAGTTGTGGCCCAGATTCAGATGGTCTTCTGGTTCTCGTTCCAGGCCCTGGCCACTGCAGTCATCCCCCAGTGGCAGAAGGACGAATTGCGGGAGACTCTCAAATCCCTAAAGAAGGTCATGGATGACCTAGACCGAGCCAGCAAAGCCGATGTCCAGAAACGAGTGAGTCCGGGCAGCACCGGTGGCCAGAGTGTTTCCTAGGCAAAGGCCGGCAGGATACAGCCAGGGGTTCGCGGCTTGTGCTTTTGGTCTGAGCTGCTCTTCTGGACTTTTTTCTTGCAGGTGTTAGAGAAGACAAAGCAGCTTATCGACAGCAACCCCAACCAGCCCCTCGTCATCCTGGAGATGGAGAGCGGTGCCTCAGCCAAGGCAACCCAGGGGCCGGGGCCCCCTCCCCTGGGGCACATCAGCCCTTTGGTGGCTGATATGTGACCTCTGTGGCTCTGAGCCAAGTGGTTGCCTAAGGGCCCACTGTCTGGGATTAAGGTTGGGAGGAGCAGCAGCTCCCTGCATGTGGGAGGCACACCTGGGCCAGGGTGTGGGCAGGGCCCTACACTGGGGTCCTCCACCCAGGCCCTGAGGACTACATCTGCtctgggaaggggtgggggtgggtggcgGTCCTTCTGAGGGCTGCAAATGCTCACACTAGTGAGGGTCCCTGCTCCAGCACTATGGTCTGAGCCATGTTCTCCCCACAGGCCCTGAATGAAGCCTTGAAGCTCTTCAAGACACACTCCCCTCAGACGTCTGCCATGCTCTTCACGGTGGACAACGAGGCTGGCAAGATCACTTGCCTGTGTCAAGTCCCTCAGGTCAGAACCACCTTGCACCAGTGGGAAGTGTTGGGTCTTAAGCTTGTTTGCTGAGGCCTGTGTGTGTACAACCTGCATTTAAAAGAGCCTGTCTCCTGCCTGCCTGTTGGTCACCTTTGCCAGTACCCCTTACCTAGGCCTCCTCATTGGTTGCATCTGTCTGGTTGATACTTGGCTTTGCCACTCTGTCCTGTCCTGGCAGGGGCCATGACTGCCCCCTGCACTAGCCGTAAAGTCTGTCTCGGCCTCCAGCAGTATCACCCAGGGCAAAGGAGTGGGTGATGGCTCCTCCCTCAATCCCATTTTCTGTCCTgacttcccccttccctttctttcttctagaATGCAGCCAATCGGGGCTTAAAAGCCAGCGAGTGGGTACAGCAGGTGTCAGGCCTGATGGACGGTAAAGGTGGGGGCAAGGATGTGTCTGCACAGGCCACAGGCAAAAACATTGGCTGCCTGCAGGAGGCGCTGCAGCTGGCCACTTCCTTCGCCCAGCTGCGCCTCGGGGATGTAAAGAACTGAGCGGGGGAGGAGGTGGCTTCTACTGGCTCCATCTGTCCAGCCGGGAGCTCTTCATCTGCTACAAGAACATTTGAATCCTGGGACCTTTTGAGAGCCCCTCCTACCCCGGCCGTACCTGGAACACCCTCACGAGCAGTCCTGTGACTCAGCGCCCCTTATACTTCTGCCCTGAGCCCTCCACATCAGTGCCATCTGTCGAGAACCACTACCCCCGCATTGCTGTTGATCACCACACTCGCATCTGTAGATAacagctctccagcctgagcTTTCCGTGTCAGCAAGGACGAATCGTTTTTTGCTGCAGAGAATAAAAGGACCACGTGCAATACTTAATGCTATATGATCTCTATCCCTCTTCCCAGGTGGAGCTCGCTGTTTTGACAGCCCTTGGCCCCTGCTGTCTGTAGAATAAATGCTGTGGCTTCTACTGGCTGCTGTAGTGTTCACCTAGTCCAGCCCCAGAACCCTAAATTTTGGGAAAAGCCCCTGGGGTTGCCTCAAACGTTTGTGGAGGTTGAGGCCAAATAGGTAGGGTGACATGGAGCAAGGCGTTCATAATTCAGTAGATGGGGTTAGTGGAAGCAGAGAAGCCTTGGAGCTGCTCTCCCGCTGCCTTCCAGCAGGAGGGATGGATCAGGCAGCCCTGCACAAGTGGGACCAGGGCGCCAGGGACGCCGGCCGTTCTCCCTCCGAGCCTCCAGCAGGCGCTGTAGCGTCGCCCGTCACTCTCCCGACAGCCCTCACGCAGGCGCGCGTCTTTAAGCAACGGAAGAACCAGTGGGTGCGGCAGTGCGTTGGGCGGAAGCGGCTCTCAAGCCAGGAGCCGCCATGCCCGGGGACCACCGCCGCATCCGCGGCCCTGAAGAGTCGCAGCCGCCGCAGCTGTACGCGGCCGACGAGGAGGAGGCGCCCGCCGCCCGCGACCCAACGCGACTGCGGCCCGTGTACGCGCGCGCCGGGCTGCTGAGCCAGGCCAAAGGCTCGGCCTACCTGGAGGCGGGAGGCACAAAGGTGCTGTGTGCAGTGTCGGGCCCGCGACAGGCCGAGGGAGGCGAGCGCGGCGGCGGCCCGGCCGGATCTGGCGGCGAAGCCCCGGCCGCGCTGCGCGGTCGCCTGCTGTGCGACTTCCGCCGCGCGCCCTTCGCGGGCCGCCGGCGCCGCGCTCCCCCGGGCGGCGGCGAGGAGCGTGAGCTGGCGCTGGCGCTGCAGGAGGCACTGGAGCCGGCCGTGCGCCTGGGCCGCTACCCGCGCGCGCAGCTCGAGGTGTCGGCGTTGCTGCTGGAGGACGGCGGCTCGGCCCTGGCCGCCGCGCTCACCGCCGCCGCGCTCGCCCTGGCCGACGCGGGCGTTGAGATGTACGATCTGGTGGTGGGCTGTGGCCTGAGCCTCGCGCCGGGGCCCGCGCCCACTTGGCTGCTGGACCCCACGCGACTAGAGGAAGAGCGCGCCGCCGCGGGCCTCACCGTGGCGCTCATGCCTGTGCTGAATCAGGTGGCCGGGCTGCTGGGCAGCGGCGAGGGCGGCCTGATCGAGAGCTGGGCGGAGGCCGTACGCCTGGGGCTCGAGGGCTGCCAGCGCCTCTACCCCGTGCTGCAGCAGAGCCTGGTGCGGGCGGCGCGCCGCAGGGGCGCCGCCGCCCAGCCCTGAACTAGAAGCCTGAGCAACGACGGACGCAAGCCGAGGACCGTGCTGCCGCCGTCCCTGAAAAGACCCGCGCCGTCGGCCTCCAGCCTGCGTCGAGGTAAGCAGCCGGAGCCCTGGAGAGCACCTGGGTAGGCTCTAGCAGAGCCAAGGCGCCGGACAGCTGTGGTGTTGGAAAGGGTTTTTACAAACCTCGTTAAAGGAACTTTACTTGAGCCGGCTCTTAGCTTCGACCCAGTTGAGGAAACCTGTGAGCGCATCCTGACTCCCAAGTTGGAAACTTTAGCTGGACTTACCTGGAAGCTGGTACCTAGAGCTGCTGTCATTCAGGCCAGCCAGTGACCCCCTCCGATATAACTGGGCGACTTTTCAGAGGATGGACAAGACGACTGTGCCTTCTGTGTCTGAGCCAAAAGAAAGAcccttttatatttgaaaaacgTCTTATGGTGTGGTTCTTCTTGGTCCGGGATTTAAGAGAGCAAGGCTCTTTTGTTCTTGCATCCCAGGTGTCAAGGGTCGCGGCGGCATTGCCTTAAACGGGTTCTGTTCCTTAGGCCCACGTGAACAGGAGACGGGCTGAAAAGAGCTGCAGAGCCTGAGGGGAGCGCTGTGATTTGGAGAAGCAGCTGCCCCCACATGAACCAGAGTTAGGGGAACTGCTGAGATACGACGAG is from Macaca fascicularis isolate 582-1 chromosome 20, T2T-MFA8v1.1 and encodes:
- the EXOSC6 gene encoding exosome complex component MTR3, translating into MPGDHRRIRGPEESQPPQLYAADEEEAPAARDPTRLRPVYARAGLLSQAKGSAYLEAGGTKVLCAVSGPRQAEGGERGGGPAGSGGEAPAALRGRLLCDFRRAPFAGRRRRAPPGGGEERELALALQEALEPAVRLGRYPRAQLEVSALLLEDGGSALAAALTAAALALADAGVEMYDLVVGCGLSLAPGPAPTWLLDPTRLEEERAAAGLTVALMPVLNQVAGLLGSGEGGLIESWAEAVRLGLEGCQRLYPVLQQSLVRAARRRGAAAQP